A genomic region of Devosia ginsengisoli contains the following coding sequences:
- a CDS encoding LLM class flavin-dependent oxidoreductase, translating to MKKIGFLSFGHWSPSPQSQTRSGSDALLQSIELAVAAEELGADGAYFRVHHFARQLASPFPLLAAIGAKTSKIEIGTAVIDMRYENPLYMAEDAGAADLIAGGRLQLGISRGSPEQVIDGWRYFGYAPAEGQTDADMARSQTEVLLEVLKGHGFAQPNPRPMFPNPPGMLRLEPHSEGLRERIWWGAATDATAIWAAKLGMHLQSSTLKFDESGKPFHIQQAEQIRAYRAAWKEAGHSHESRVSVSRSIFALVNDMDRAYFGGGGREEDSFGYIEPEKRAVFGRGYAAEPEQLIKELAADEAIAEADTLLLTVPNQLGVDYNAHVIESIVKLVAPELGWR from the coding sequence ATGAAAAAGATCGGCTTTCTTTCCTTCGGGCATTGGTCGCCTTCGCCGCAATCACAGACGCGGTCGGGCAGCGATGCGCTGCTGCAATCCATCGAGCTGGCCGTGGCGGCCGAGGAATTGGGGGCTGATGGCGCCTATTTCCGGGTGCACCATTTTGCCCGGCAACTGGCCTCGCCCTTTCCCCTCCTGGCGGCTATCGGGGCAAAAACCAGCAAGATCGAGATCGGCACCGCCGTCATCGACATGCGCTACGAAAACCCGCTCTATATGGCGGAGGATGCCGGCGCGGCCGACCTCATCGCCGGCGGAAGGCTGCAATTGGGCATCAGCCGTGGCTCGCCCGAGCAGGTGATCGATGGCTGGCGCTATTTCGGCTATGCCCCGGCTGAAGGCCAGACCGATGCCGATATGGCCCGCAGCCAGACCGAAGTGCTGCTCGAAGTGCTCAAGGGCCACGGCTTCGCCCAGCCCAATCCGCGGCCGATGTTCCCCAACCCGCCCGGCATGCTGCGGCTCGAACCGCATTCCGAAGGCCTGCGCGAGCGCATCTGGTGGGGCGCCGCGACCGACGCCACGGCGATCTGGGCGGCCAAGCTGGGCATGCACCTGCAGAGCTCGACGCTGAAATTCGACGAGAGCGGCAAGCCCTTCCACATCCAGCAGGCCGAACAGATCCGCGCCTATAGGGCGGCCTGGAAGGAGGCCGGCCACAGCCACGAATCTCGCGTCTCGGTCAGCCGCTCGATCTTCGCCCTGGTCAATGACATGGATCGTGCCTATTTCGGTGGCGGCGGGCGCGAGGAGGACAGTTTTGGTTATATCGAGCCGGAAAAGCGGGCCGTCTTCGGCCGCGGCTATGCTGCCGAACCGGAACAGCTGATCAAGGAACTGGCGGCGGACGAAGCCATTGCCGAGGCCGATACGCTGCTGCTGACCGTGCCGAACCAGTTGGGCGTGGACTATAACGCCCATGTGATCGAGAGCATCGTCAAGCTGGTGGCGCCTGAACTGGGCTGGCGTTGA
- the recF gene encoding DNA replication/repair protein RecF (All proteins in this family for which functions are known are DNA-binding proteins that assist the filamentation of RecA onto DNA for the initiation of recombination or recombinational repair.), translated as MTRYLSRLRLTAFRNYTAAALDLDARHVVLTGPNGAGKTNLLEAISVLSPGRGLRGASFETLQAHGSDIGWAVAATVETDNGPADIGTGASPDGGRRVRINGANARSIEAMSDYLRVLWLTPAMDGLFSGPAGDRRRFLDRLVTTLIPSHSASVGDYEKAMRQRNRLLEDNGDAAWLDAIEAQMAELGASIHLARMDSLTHLQALIEQSLDDESFPAAHLALTPLFEDGAEPASSAGLETALTARWRAARGLDRAAGRTISGPHRVDLEVTYAQKAMPAALGSTGEQKALLIGLILAHARLVKLRTSITPFLLLDEIAAHLDPDRRRALFSALDGLGTQCFLTGTDRLLFEALGNRAQMVTVRDGRVSKG; from the coding sequence TTGACCCGCTATCTCTCCCGCCTGCGCCTCACTGCCTTCCGCAATTACACAGCCGCGGCGCTCGACCTCGATGCCCGCCATGTCGTGCTGACCGGCCCCAATGGCGCCGGCAAGACCAATCTGCTCGAAGCCATTTCGGTGCTCTCGCCCGGCCGCGGATTGCGCGGGGCCAGTTTCGAGACATTGCAGGCGCACGGCTCCGACATTGGCTGGGCGGTGGCTGCGACGGTCGAAACTGATAACGGGCCGGCCGATATCGGCACCGGCGCTTCACCCGATGGCGGGCGGCGGGTGCGCATCAATGGCGCCAATGCCCGCTCCATCGAGGCGATGAGCGACTATCTGCGCGTGCTGTGGCTGACCCCGGCCATGGACGGGCTGTTTTCGGGGCCTGCCGGCGACCGGCGGCGCTTTCTCGACCGGCTGGTGACGACGCTGATCCCCAGCCACTCGGCCTCGGTAGGCGACTATGAAAAGGCCATGCGGCAGCGCAATCGCCTGCTCGAAGACAATGGCGATGCGGCCTGGCTCGACGCGATTGAGGCGCAGATGGCCGAACTGGGCGCGTCGATCCACCTGGCGCGCATGGATAGCCTCACCCATCTCCAGGCGCTGATCGAACAGAGCCTCGATGACGAGAGTTTTCCCGCCGCCCATCTGGCGCTGACGCCGCTGTTCGAGGATGGGGCGGAGCCTGCCTCTTCGGCGGGCCTCGAAACCGCGCTGACCGCCCGCTGGCGGGCCGCGCGCGGGCTTGATCGGGCCGCCGGACGCACCATATCAGGACCACATAGAGTGGACCTCGAAGTGACCTATGCCCAAAAGGCCATGCCGGCCGCTTTGGGCTCGACAGGCGAACAGAAGGCCCTGCTTATCGGTCTGATCCTGGCGCATGCGCGCCTGGTGAAGCTCAGGACGTCAATCACGCCCTTCCTTCTGCTCGACGAAATCGCCGCCCATCTCGATCCCGACCGTCGCAGGGCGCTGTTTTCGGCGCTGGACGGGCTGGGGACGCAGTGCTTTTTGACCGGCACGGACCGGCTGCTCTTCGAGGCTCTGGGAAACCGCGCGCAGATGGTGACGGTGCGCGATGGGCGGGTCTCGAAGGGGTAG
- the dnaN gene encoding DNA polymerase III subunit beta: MKVTLERNHLLKSLGHVHRVVERRNTYPILANVLFKAGDDKVELRATDLDIEVTESVPAMVSTAGTTTVPAHTLYEIVRKLADGAEVRLETDGGENMVLTSGRSRFNLACLSPDSFPDLKSGSFGHEFSMPASALRELIERTQFAISNEETRYYLNGIYFHTVDVSNVGVVLRAVATDGHRMARAEIEAPSGAQGMPGIIVPKKTVGEVQKLLDGAEGDVTVEVSDTKIRFTLGSVVLLSKLIEGTFPDYDRVTPKNNDKQMNVDRASFATAVDRVSTIASDRGGKAVKLQAREGLLELSVTNPDHGTASEELAVEFDTDGFEIGFNARYLLDIISQIRSDNAVFMFNDAGSPTLVKDEGETRALYVLMPMRV, from the coding sequence ATGAAAGTCACGCTCGAACGCAATCATCTGCTCAAGTCGCTGGGCCATGTGCATCGGGTGGTGGAGCGGCGTAATACCTACCCCATCCTGGCCAACGTGCTGTTCAAGGCCGGCGACGACAAGGTCGAGCTGCGGGCGACCGACCTCGATATCGAGGTAACCGAAAGCGTGCCGGCCATGGTGTCCACGGCGGGTACCACAACCGTTCCGGCGCACACGCTCTACGAAATCGTGCGCAAACTGGCTGACGGCGCCGAAGTGCGGCTCGAGACCGATGGCGGCGAGAACATGGTTCTCACCTCCGGCCGTTCGCGCTTCAACCTCGCCTGCCTTTCGCCCGACAGCTTCCCCGATCTCAAATCGGGCAGCTTTGGCCACGAATTTTCCATGCCGGCCTCGGCCCTGCGCGAGCTGATCGAGCGCACGCAATTCGCCATCTCCAATGAAGAGACGCGCTACTATCTCAACGGCATCTACTTCCACACCGTCGATGTGAGCAATGTCGGCGTGGTTTTGCGCGCCGTGGCCACCGACGGCCACCGCATGGCCCGCGCCGAAATCGAGGCGCCCTCAGGCGCCCAGGGCATGCCTGGTATCATCGTGCCCAAGAAAACCGTGGGCGAAGTGCAGAAGCTGCTCGACGGCGCCGAGGGCGACGTGACGGTGGAAGTCAGCGACACCAAAATCCGCTTCACGCTGGGTTCGGTCGTGCTGCTCTCCAAGCTGATCGAGGGCACTTTCCCCGACTATGACCGGGTAACGCCCAAGAACAACGACAAGCAGATGAATGTCGACCGGGCGAGCTTCGCCACCGCCGTCGACCGCGTTTCGACCATTGCTTCGGATCGCGGCGGCAAGGCCGTCAAGCTGCAGGCGCGCGAAGGCCTGCTGGAACTGTCGGTGACCAATCCGGACCACGGCACGGCCAGCGAGGAACTGGCGGTGGAATTCGACACCGACGGCTTCGAGATCGGCTTCAACGCCCGCTACCTACTCGACATTATCAGCCAGATCCGCAGCGACAACGCGGTCTTCATGTTCAACGATGCGGGCTCGCCCACGCTGGTCAAGGACGAAGGCGAGACGCGCGCGCTTTATGTGCTGATGCCGATGCGCGTCTGA
- a CDS encoding helix-turn-helix domain-containing protein: MRIEDILKIVSRHYKVPRNELLSARRSRDVVRPRQIAMFLAKALTSRSLPEIGRRFGGRDHTTVLHSVRKVEQMIKDDVELAQEIELLKRMLEE; this comes from the coding sequence GTGCGCATCGAAGACATCCTCAAGATCGTCAGCCGCCACTACAAGGTGCCGCGCAACGAGCTGCTGTCGGCGCGCCGTTCGCGCGACGTGGTGCGCCCGCGCCAGATCGCCATGTTTCTCGCCAAGGCGCTGACCTCGCGGTCGCTGCCGGAAATTGGCCGGCGCTTCGGTGGCCGCGACCACACCACGGTGCTCCATTCGGTTCGCAAGGTCGAACAGATGATCAAGGACGACGTGGAACTGGCGCAGGAAATCGAACTGCTGAAGCGCATGCTCGAGGAGTGA
- a CDS encoding DnaA ATPase domain-containing protein: MATSDSSEGQRELWNRVRARLKAGVGEDVFTSWFARLELEEMLEDVVHLSAPTRFLCSWVQSNYADRILEAFRLDTEEVARIQITLRVNGQARPRLAQPAAEPASPSQTAAPAVAATPTPVSQPRLVRDNSAAKGDALAGSAIDPRMTFDSFVGGSANEMALGVARQIAQAVTNNTVSFNPVYIHSTVGLGKSHLLNAIAHQVQQADPTKNIVYLTADHFMYHFIAAVQRQSALGFKDWLRRVDLLLIDDMQFLQGKSATEFGHTLGTLLTGAKQVVVAGDAPPRDLEMLDERIRSRLSGGLVVPISGFDLDLRKAIVQRRAEQSATRYGMHFPAPVIDYIARAVVSHGRDLDGAVNRLVAANQLTGELITVPLAEKRWAT; encoded by the coding sequence ATGGCCACTTCCGATAGCTCCGAAGGTCAGCGCGAACTCTGGAACCGGGTGCGCGCCCGCCTCAAGGCCGGTGTGGGCGAAGATGTCTTTACCTCGTGGTTCGCCCGGCTCGAGCTCGAGGAAATGCTTGAGGATGTGGTGCATCTGTCGGCACCGACGCGCTTCCTCTGCTCCTGGGTACAATCCAACTATGCCGACCGCATTCTCGAAGCCTTCCGGCTGGACACCGAAGAGGTCGCCCGCATCCAGATAACGCTGCGCGTCAACGGCCAGGCCCGCCCCCGCCTGGCGCAGCCCGCCGCAGAACCCGCCTCACCCAGCCAGACTGCGGCGCCCGCCGTGGCCGCCACGCCGACGCCGGTGAGCCAGCCGCGGCTGGTGCGCGACAATTCCGCCGCCAAGGGTGATGCCCTGGCCGGCAGCGCGATCGATCCGCGCATGACATTCGACAGTTTCGTGGGCGGCTCGGCCAATGAAATGGCTCTCGGCGTAGCCCGCCAGATCGCCCAGGCCGTCACCAACAATACGGTGAGCTTCAACCCGGTCTATATCCATTCCACCGTCGGGCTCGGCAAGTCGCACCTGCTCAACGCCATTGCCCATCAGGTGCAGCAGGCCGATCCGACCAAGAACATCGTCTATCTCACCGCCGACCACTTCATGTACCATTTCATTGCCGCCGTGCAGCGCCAGTCGGCGCTCGGCTTCAAGGACTGGCTGCGCCGGGTCGACCTGCTGCTGATCGACGACATGCAGTTCCTGCAGGGCAAGTCGGCCACCGAATTCGGCCATACGCTGGGCACGCTGCTGACCGGGGCCAAGCAGGTGGTGGTGGCCGGCGATGCGCCGCCGCGCGATCTCGAAATGCTCGATGAGCGCATCCGCTCGCGTCTCAGCGGCGGCCTGGTCGTGCCGATTTCCGGCTTCGATCTCGACCTGCGCAAGGCCATCGTGCAGCGCCGCGCCGAACAGTCGGCGACCCGCTATGGCATGCATTTCCCGGCCCCTGTCATCGACTATATCGCGCGCGCCGTGGTGAGCCATGGCCGCGACCTCGATGGCGCCGTCAACCGGCTGGTGGCAGCCAACCAGCTCACCGGCGAATTGATCACCGTGCCGCTGGCGGAAAAACGCTGGGCGACCTGA
- the rpsT gene encoding 30S ribosomal protein S20, with amino-acid sequence MANTPSAKKATRKIEARTAVNKSRRSRVRTFIRKVEEAIVAGDHKVAMEALKAAEPEINRAATKGIVHANLAARKVSRLNNRVKALSV; translated from the coding sequence ATGGCCAATACGCCGTCAGCCAAGAAGGCTACCCGCAAGATCGAAGCCCGCACCGCGGTCAACAAGTCGCGTCGTTCGCGCGTGCGCACCTTCATCCGCAAGGTCGAGGAAGCCATCGTGGCCGGCGATCACAAGGTTGCCATGGAAGCCCTCAAGGCTGCCGAGCCAGAAATCAACCGTGCTGCGACCAAGGGCATCGTCCATGCCAACCTGGCCGCCCGCAAGGTCAGCCGCCTCAATAACCGGGTCAAGGCGCTCAGCGTCTAA
- a CDS encoding NADPH-dependent F420 reductase has protein sequence MTTIAILGLGNMGKGLAKRLAGKADLVLASRDSAAATAFASTLPAGVTVLDQAGAIAKADIVVLALPFDAALETAANPALAGKVVIDISNPVKADFSGLAIGHTTSAAEQVQAAAPAAKVVKAFNTIFAGLFDLPAAETASVPVFVAGNDEAAVAAVSDLASQAGFAVEKTGGVDAARLLEPLGMLNIRFGYGLGHGTAIAPRWTKLAA, from the coding sequence ATGACCACAATCGCAATCCTGGGCCTCGGCAATATGGGCAAGGGCCTCGCCAAGCGTCTCGCCGGCAAGGCTGACCTCGTGCTCGCCTCGCGCGACAGCGCTGCCGCCACTGCCTTCGCCTCAACCCTGCCGGCCGGTGTTACCGTGCTCGACCAGGCCGGCGCCATCGCCAAGGCCGACATTGTCGTATTGGCTCTGCCCTTCGACGCCGCACTCGAAACCGCCGCCAATCCGGCTCTGGCGGGCAAGGTTGTGATCGACATTTCCAATCCGGTAAAGGCTGATTTCTCGGGCCTCGCCATCGGCCACACCACGTCGGCCGCCGAGCAGGTGCAGGCCGCTGCCCCCGCTGCCAAGGTCGTCAAGGCGTTCAACACCATCTTTGCCGGCCTGTTCGACCTGCCCGCCGCCGAGACGGCTTCTGTGCCGGTCTTCGTCGCCGGCAATGACGAGGCCGCCGTTGCCGCAGTCTCCGATCTCGCCAGCCAGGCCGGCTTCGCCGTCGAAAAGACCGGCGGCGTGGACGCTGCCCGCCTGCTCGAACCGCTGGGCATGCTCAATATCCGCTTCGGCTACGGCCTTGGCCACGGTACGGCCATTGCTCCGCGCTGGACCAAGCTGGCAGCCTGA